The following proteins are encoded in a genomic region of Solea senegalensis isolate Sse05_10M linkage group LG5, IFAPA_SoseM_1, whole genome shotgun sequence:
- the ppiaa gene encoding peptidyl-prolyl cis-trans isomerase A: MASNPRVFFDVTANGASIGRVVMELRADVVPKTAENFRALCTGEKGFGYKGSTFHRIIPNFMCQGGDFTNHNGTGGKSIYGNKFADENFALKHTCEGTLSMANAGPNTNGSQFFICTEITSWLDGKHVVFGKVVEGMSVVKKMESYGSQSGKTKTNIVIADCGQL, encoded by the exons ATGGCTAGCAACCCCAGAGTCTTCTTCGACGTCACCGCCAATGGCGCAAGCATTGGCCGGGTCGTGATGGAG CTTCGTGCTGATGTGGTGCCCAAGACGGCTGAAAACTTCCGTGCCCTCTGCACTGGTGAGAAGGGCTTTGGCTACAAGGGCTCCACCTTCCACCGGATCATCCCCAACTTCATGTGccag GGCGGAGATTTCACCAACCACAATGGAACTGGTGGAAAGTCTATCTATGGCAACAAGTTTGCAGATGAGAACTTTGCCCTGAAGCACACTTGTGAAGGAACCCTGTCTATGGCCAATGCTGGACCAAACACAAATGGGTCCCAGTTCTTCATCTGCACAGAAATAACTTCATG GCTTGACGGCAAACATGTGGTGTTCGGCAAAGTGGTGGAAGGCATGTCTGTGGTGAAGAAAATGGAGTCTTATGGCAGCCAGAGCGGTAAAACCAAAACCAACATCGTCATCGCCGACTGTGGTCAGCTCTGA